The following are encoded together in the Vicugna pacos chromosome 26, VicPac4, whole genome shotgun sequence genome:
- the FAM149A gene encoding protein FAM149A isoform X2, with translation MLFEGKVSPQTQNLLAECSEWARRSLHLRVLGKQLILPTDEGVQHFQGSEPGSAVHKPSFDACAHRSNVRELCISGSHVVPAVLSAPALPGPHGTGVSDLMARSSLEEEVYDVDGKIEEYFAFDRKEDDEDCLEQQSARHHRTQHKHGLPPVSPHDCLRDAVAAEVFDHVWTNVVEILGKLIRKNWEVTLTEGKKQKEKLKVAENKSPPVVISRVNAEVTSVPPSRSSETRSIPLASYLNPPQFHRFSNNFYSDLNGVMTIQAKPLQQRSTYFADRTQTEQEDRSLGVGAAALSSARPRQGRVWDARGLQTSAKKTPAHRKLPSLTADSQRIKTPNVYSDEVLKGTKLQTGTDRRPSPPVQTPRSRLPPIGSEAGEQNTAVPGSRPVSFRGKHPQNRVLSAVPDSVEGTSLRERSLTVEQFSRPSTTHTFWSDTPRKGSLTLMEFAGHTWTSQGFLTGSQYLPKSFQRTTLTLRKRFQVAS, from the exons ATGTTATTTGAAGGGAAAGTAAGCCCTCAGACGCAGAATCTGCTGGCTGAATGCAGTGAGTGGGCAAGGAGGTCCCTCCATCTGAG AGTATTGGGGAAACAGCTCATCCTGCCCACTGATGAAGGGGTCCAGCACTTCCAGGGCAGCGAGCCTGGTTCTGCCGTCCACAAACCCTCCTTTGATGCCTGTGCACACAGGAGCAATGTCAGAGA GCTGTGCATCTCCGGCTCCCATGTAGTCCCGGCAGTGCTCTCAGCCCCTGCCCTGCCAGGTCCTCACGGCACAGGGGTTTCTGACCTGATGGCACGTTCATCCCTGGAAGAAGAGGTTTATGATGTGGATGGAAAGATTGAAGAGTATTTCGCTTTTGACAGAAAAGAAGA TGATGAGGACTGTCTTGAACAGCAGTCAGCTCGGCATCACCGGACGCAGCATAAACATGGACTTCCTCCCGTGTCCCCACACGACTGTCTCAGAGATGCGGTGGCTGCAGAAGTGTTTGATCACGTCTGGACAAATGTGGTAGAAATACTGGGAAAGCTGATTAGAAAAAACTGGGAAGTTACACTCACAG aaggaaaaaaacagaaagaaaaactgaaggtAGCTGAGAATAAATCTCCACCTGTTGTCATTTCCCGTGTCAACGCCGAAGTCACAAGTGTTCCCCCGTCCAGAAGCTCTGAAACTCGAAGCATACCCCTGGCTTCTTATCTTAATCCACCCCAG tttcatCGATTCTCCAACAATTTTTATAGTGACTTGAATGGTGTGATGACAATTCAAGCAAAACCGCTTCAGCAGAGATCTACCTATTTTGCAGATAGAACACa GACTGAGCAAGAGGACAGATCGCTGGGTGTGGGGGCCGCTGCTCTCTCCTCGGCCCGGCCCCGTCAGGGGCGCGTCTGGGATGCTCGCGGACTACAGACGTCTGCGAAGAAAACACCGGCGCACAGGAAGCTGCCTTCTCTTACTGCAGACTCACAGAGAATAAAGACCCCCAATGTGTACAGCGATGAAGTTCTCAAGGGAACAAAGCT GCAGACTGGCACGGACCGCAGGCCCTCCCCACCGGTGCAGACCCCCCGGAGCAGGTTGCCCCCAATAGGCTCAGAGGCTGGTGAGCAGAATACGGCGGTTCCCGGATCTCGCCCTGTTTCT TTCAGAGGAAAGCATCCACAAAACCGTGTGTTAAGTGCGGTTCCTGACAGTGTAGAAGGAACCTCTCTTCGAGAAAGATCTCTGACTGTGGAGCAGTTTTCAAGGCCCAGCACAACCCATACATTTTGG TCAGATACACCTAGAAAAGGTTCGCTGACGCTGATGGAATTCGCTGGTCACACGTGGACCAGTCAAGGCTTTTTGACAG GTTCACAGTATCTGCCTAAATCTTTCCAGAGGACAACTTTGACCTTAAGAAAGAGATTCCAAGTGGCCTCTTGA